The stretch of DNA AGAAACAACTGAAATTCTTTGTACATTCCAGCCCCACCTTTTTCACCCAGCCAACGCGCTAAGCCTGCCATCTCTGGGTCTTGGTCGCGGTACAAACCGGTCTGCATCAGTAATATTTGAGATGACTTGCTACTGCCCAGTGCGATTCCCTCGTGCCAACGATACGCAACGCGGTGTGGCATCAGCCGGAGATAATTGTTGTCCGTGAACAGGTCGTCACCGGTGGCCGTGCTCCATGCAGCCATGAATTCCACAATCCAGTGATGGAAGTAAAATTCGTAGCCATCCATGACGCGATCAGTGTTCCAGCCGCTTTGAATCCCACCCGAATCGAGTGCACGTTGATTGTGGGAGTCGACCAATCCACCACGCTTTTCATCGTAGACGGGATAGATTCGAGCGTCCGTGTTATGCAACATCGATTGGTAGACGTATTCACACCACTCATCGCGCACACCGTCACCATGGAAAGCTAGTGCGATGAGACCACGCCATAAGTAACCTGCGACCTGAGAGGGATCATGAATGTCATTGTTGAACCATTCTGTGAATCCATTCTCTTTGGTCTCAGCTGGCCGCAGAGGGTCGATGATCGTCTCAGTGCTACCAGGTTCCGGCATCAGTATTCCGACACGTCGACATATAATATTCATCGCCTGCTCGCGTTCGGCATCCGTAAATAAATCGTGACACCAATCGTAGATCATCATCTGGAAATATACGTCTGCCGCGGCACCCGTTCCCTGAACTGTTGCCGGCAATCCCAGCAGATATTCCTTGGCCGCCTCGCCGGACGGTTTGTGGCCACTCATCGCATACACCAATGCCTGATATGCCATCGGCTGCCGTTTTGCAGCAAGTTTGTGAAGCATTCCATACCGCGGGTCTCTCAGTTTGCCCTCGATTTCTTCTTCGTGACCAGGAAGCAGAAACCGGGGGTGCTTCTCGCGGATTTTCAAGTTTTTCGGCGGAGGTGTGCGGAAAGTCCATTGCTTGCCATTCACTGTCAATGGATAGGGTTTGCCGTTCGTCGATGCCTGCGGCGGCTTCGATGTCGATACGGCTTTCCCGGCGGAGGAAAGAATTTCTTGAGCATACCCAAGGCTTTGGAGAGCAATTCCTTGGTTGCCGGTGAGCGCAATCCCCCCGCCGATCATCAATATTGTCACGCCAAGGCCGAGCCAGATCTTCATGAGATGCCGTTTCTGAAAGACGGACATGTTGGAACTTCCTATTGCGATTTTAGCTGACTCAGGTGGGGCGATTCAACGTGTTTATATTTCCAAGGGCAATTCAGTTGACCCAATGGCAATTGGGTTGGCGCGAAAACGACGGTGTTCATCGTTTCTCAAGAGGCCGCTGCCAGGGAGTTTGCTCATTGCGTTTCCAGCAGCTGTTCCAGACCATCTTCGCCTGAAAGCCAACTCGAAAAATCGTCAATATCAATCGCCACATGAGCTCCGTCAGTGGGGTATAGGTGGTAGCTATGCCCCATCACTTGGCAAATATTTCGAAAGTGGACAAGTTTGGGAACATTGCTCAATTCGATCATACTCGATTCGGGACGCATCCATATCGCGTTTGCCAATCCCGCGCCATGCTGCCCGATGACCAACACCGCCTGGTGGAACAGTTGGATTTGCTCTTGAAAGGACAGCTTTTCTAATTGCACGGTTTGCAGTTCGTAAGGCGATTGAATTCGATTCTGGAGCGATTCAACGAATTCCTGAAAGTTAGGAATCGATCGCCGCGACGCGCCTCCGCCTTTTTTGGTGGCTTGATTCACGAAGTACGATTCCGGGGGAAGTCGCTCAATGAGCAAGATCTTATTCGGAGAGGCAGTAGAATCGATGTCGAGTGTCGTCAAAACGTGACTGGTGAACGACTCAAGTTCTTGTCTGCTCAGACGCATGAAAACGGGATTCATGCCGTTCAACGGACGACACGTCAGACCGTCGGTGTCATGATCCTTGCCAACGATCTTGACCCGGTCAGGAAACAACAACGGCAGACGCTCAGTGAAAATCCCAAAGTCTCTCAAGCTGAATTTGGCGTTGGGGGAGGCCGCTTGGAGCGTTAAGTGCAACGGTAAACAAAGATCGAATATGAAGTGGTAGTAGTGCTCGACATTGTTCACCGGTTCCAACAACTGCTCGGTTCGGTGGCTCAATTGGCAGATGTTACGGCGATTGCGTTGAACCAAGTACGCGCGCAGGCTTTGGAGGAGCGTATCGGGAATGAGGGATTTGAGGATGTTTCGCATTTCAGGGGATCGTCCGGAACAAAGGCGATCGTCGCCAAGTCCTCATGCATATCGTCGACGGATGATGTCCAGAATCGGTTGCATTTCGGGCTCTAAGACTCCTTATGCGACCTTCAGCCTTCCTGGTATGGTCCGAAAGTGTTCGAAGTTTAGCATATCCACAAAGCGTGTGAGCTGCGTAAATCAATATTTGCGGTTGATGCCGATATCGCACAAATACCGGACACCTGTTGATTCTTTAGCGGCTGTTTAGTGTCGTTTATCCTTGTGAACAGGGTTTGATTGACCTGACGTAGCCAAAAACTTTCCCCGTTTACACTCATGCTGGTAGAAAAAGGTGGGGGGATTTATTCATTTACGTGATTCATGTTGCGTTCGGGGAGAACCGCTGCCCATACTGAATTCTCATGTGGTATTCGGCGTTTGAATATTTGAAAGGCCTCCATGAAGCGAGTCAAAGAGTTTGTGCGTCAGTCGATTCGGTCAGCTGGATACGATCTGGTGCCATTCAAACCAACCCATATGGGGGAATCTCCACTTCACGACATTCATACCTTGATCGGGCCAAAAAAATCCCTTCTCATTTTTGATGTTGGAGCAAACTTCGGCCAGTCCGCTCGAGAATTCAAAGGAATGTTTGCAGATTCGTCGATCCATTGTTTTGAGCCTAGCCCGAGTACATATGCTCAATTGGAAAAAAATTGTGCAGCGTGGAGGCTAAAAGACGTCACCACATGGAATAATGGTGTGGGGTCCCAGAATGCGAAATTGACCCTCCTTGAAAATGAAAAACCGGACATGAGCTCATTTCTGAGTCCGGATGAATTCTGCGATGGTCAAATAACCAAGAAGTCCGAAGTGGATGTGATTACGTTGGATGAATTCGTTGCGAAACAAGACATATCATTCATCGACATACTGAAGACGGACACGCAGGGCTATGACTCAGAAGTTCTCAAAGGTGCCGAGGGATTGTTGCGCGACGGGCGTATTGGAATGGTACTCACAGAAGTGATCTTTTCAAAACAATACGTGGGGAGTGCACCATTCGATGAAATGTTTCGCTTTCTCACAGAACGGGATTATTCTCTTGTCGCTTTTTATAAACAGCATTTTCAGAAGCGGCTATTGAGTTGGACGGACATGCTTTTTATCAACAAGAAATATATGGAGGGAACGGTTCAGGGTAGCGACGCACAAGGCTAATGCCCCAGCTGCGCGTCGATGATTCAATCGAACGACAAGACGCGGAAAACGTCCCGGCGATCGAATCCTGCAGCAACCACGGCACAGATTCAACCGTCCCCCAATAGACACTCAGGCAGCCAAAGCGTCGAACCCCACCTCCTGCACCATTTCATCGCCAAAAACGGAATTTTCGGAACCGCTCTCGGGTCCGCTTCGAATTCCCGGCAATCCTGCTTGCACCTTCCAACTCGGTGTCGAATGATGTGATTGTGGCAAACGTCTGTCTAAATCGGCAGGTATACTGAGTCAATAGCGGTCCCGGCACCGATTCGAAATGATCTTCAATTCTCTGGTCTTTTTCGTCTTCTTGTGCATCGTGCTGCCGCTGTACTTCTTGTGCCAGCATCGCTGGCAAAATCACGTCCTGTTGGTCGCCAGTTACGTCTTCTACGGATGGTGGGACTACCGGTTTTTGTCGCTGCTGTTCTTGTCGACCGTTGTCGATTATGTCTGCGGACGGCGGATTAGCCAGTCGGACTCCGATATAGTGCGGCGCCGCTATTTACTCCTCAGCTTACTGACCAATCTGGGCTGCCTGGGATTTTTCAAGTATTACAATTTTTTTGCCGAGTCCGCCGGACGGTTGTTAGAGGGGCTCGGACTCGCCGTCGACGCGCCTACGTTGAACGTGATTCTGCCGGTGGGGATTTCGTTTTATACGTTTCAATCGCTCAGTTACACAATCGACGTCTATCGCCGACAATGTCCGCCGGCGAAACACTTTTTCGACTTCGCGCTGTATGTCTCGTTTTTTCCACAACTGGTCGCCGGTCCCATCGAACGCTCGCTGCACTTGTTGCCCCAAGTCGAGTCGCCGCGCACATTCAGCGCTCAGGCAGCGGTCGACGGTATCGCGTTGATGGCCCTGGGCTACGTGAAAAAACTGGTGATCGCCGACCGCTTGGCACCGCTGGTCGATACGGCCTTCCAAGGCAGCAGCCTGCCGTATGCTGATGCGGGATCTTGGATTTTTATCTACGCCTTCGCCTTTCAAATCTATGGCGATTTTTCGGGGTACTCGGATATCGCCCGCGGGATCTCCAAGGTGTTAGGCTTTGACTTGATGGTGAATTTTCGCGCACCGTATCTTGTCTCCAACCCGTCCGCTTTTTGGCAACACTGGCACATCAGCCTGTCATCGTGGCTTCGCGATTATCTGTATATTCCCTTGGGCGGTAATCGGCACGGCGATTGGATTACCTACCGCAATTTAATGGCAACGATGCTGCTGGGGGGCTTGTGGCATGGAGCGGGGTGGGCTTTCGTCATCTGGGGCCTATTTCACGGTCTGCTGTTGAGCATTCATCGCCGCTTCACACCGCTGCTGAAACATATTGACGAACAAGCCGCTAAGGTTCCATGGGGACGTCCCCTGTGGCGGGGCCTGACGGTTGTCGTGTTTTTTCACCTGACCTGTATCGGCTGGCTGATCTTTCGCGCCGGTGCCATTGAAGCGGCCGCTATGCAGTTTCATATGGTGCTGAATAGTACCTCGGTGCTGCTGACTCCGCCCGACTGGGGGCCGCCGCTACAATATTCTCGCATGGTGTTGTTTCTGGGGGGCCTAGTTCTGTTGTTTCAATGGAAGCATGAAGCTTTCGAGCGATTTCATACTTGGCCGCTTGGGCGACAAGTCTTCGCGTTTACGGCTGCATTACTCTTAATTACCGCGCTGGGAGTTTTCGGTGGATCACAATTCATCTACTTCCAATTCTAATTGGCGGCCCGAAGCTTGGTTGCTGGCCCTGTTTTTGACGGCGGTGGCGGCCTACTGGGCGTTTGATTGGCTCGGCGGCGGATTCGTCGCGGAGCAGGTCGCTGATCGATTTGGCACCATTCTCATTGAAAAAAGTCGTGGACGAATCACGCAACCTGCGGAGTTCATCGCCATCCGCATGCGCGAAGGCCTGTGGTTTCTCGCGATGGCCGTGGGGATGATCGGTGTGGCGTTGTTGGCAGCGCGAATCGTGCGCCGCTGGTGCTCACCGCTGTGGGCTTGGTTGCCCCTCTCCTTGATCGCCTTCGCAACGGTCAATGGCGTGATCGGAGCAGCCGGGGAAACCGGTTCGTATTGGATGGTCTTATTCGCCGGCAGCGGGGATAGCAAACAACCGGAGTTTCAAATCGCCCGAATCCTGCATCGTGACAGCGACGCGAAGGAAAAGGTGGTCATCCTCGGTTCCAGCCAGGGACTCAGTGAGATTGATGAACCGACATTGAATCGCCGGTTTGCCCCGCAAAAATATTTTGCCAACCTCTCCTACGTTGGTTCGCACACGATTGAGTTCCTGCTGACAGAACCATGGTATGGAGACGACCCTCCCGATGTCGCGATCTGTTACCTGAGCGAATTGAATTTTTACACCAAGGTGTCGGGAGCCCGGTTGTTGCCGTTGCTAAAGGTTTCAGCATGGCCCACCTTGCAGGAGTTGGATATCGAGCGGTTCGATATCGGCAATCGCGGCATCAATGGGTATGTCGCTTCGGTCTTGCCAGCATTTCAATCGCGTCGCAGTCTTGAGTATTTTCTGTTTGGCACGCCTGCGGTCGAGAACAAAATCAAACGTGACCAACCGGCGCTGGAATCGGATACCGAGTCGGCTGCTCGGAAAAAACAACAGCGGGATGCAGCGCACGAAAAAACCATTACGCGAATGGCAAAGACTTACGCCGTCAATGACGATACTGAGTTCCACAAAACCGCCTTGGAAAAGTTTCTCCAGCGAGCGCAGCAAACGGGGACTCAAGTCGTCTTGATCTTTGGACAGGTCAATCCGGTCCTCAGTCAGCAAATTGATCCCGCCGTGCGCCGCGACTTTCTGGACTATAAGGAGATCTTAAAGAAACGATTTCCCGACGTGCTGATCCTATCCGATGAATTGCCCGTTCATCCAGAATCCGATTATCACGATATGATGCACCTCACCGAGGAGGCGCAGATTCGGTACACACAGAGCTTAGCGGATGTGTTGCAGGATCGCTTGGGATGGCCGGCCAACACTGATTGACGTTGCCGGGCCTATTGCAGCGACGCTGATCAAACGTCGCTGGGAGTTTCGTCCACGCCGGAGTCGCTCTTCGGTTTTGCCCGTGCGAATCGCGATAACAGGGCCGGTAGGAAGACGAGATCTCCGAACAGCGCCGAACCAATCGTCAAGCCGCTCATGGCGGCAAAAATGCGTTGGTCGCGCATGTCGCTCAACAGCACCGTGGAAAACCCAACCATCAGCACGGCGGTGGTCATGATGAGTGCTGTCCCCACCCCGGTAAAGGCAGCACGAATGGCCTCGTGGTCGTCGTCGGTTTTCTCCCGTTCTTCTTGATAACGCGTGAGAAAATGGATCGTGTCGTCCACGGCGATTCCTAAACAGACAGTAAACGCGCAGACGCTCACCATTTCCAACGATCCACCCGTCAACGCCAGTGCTGTTCCGGTGACCGCTAGGGGAAAAACGTTCGGGATGATAGAAATCAATCCCATCCGCACCGAACGATAGACGAACGCCAAGACGACGAAAATGATGATCGCCGCACTCCCCAGGCTGGCCGCCAGATCGACCACGATTTGGTACAGATGTTTCCAACGCCGAACGGCCGAGCCGGACAAATTGAACGTGAAGTTCGGATACTGTTTGTGGATTTCTTCGAGTCCCGCTTCCAGCCGGCGAAACACCGGGCCATATTTGGCGATTCCCAAATCGCGAACACGAAACGTTACGGAGGCTCGGCGGCGCTCGGGGGTGTAAAATGCGCGCTTCAAGGGCGGGGGGAGTAATTCAATCATCGACATCCGTTCAGACGCTTTCCCTTCGCCCGGCAAGGCGTCGATGAGATTGCGAATGGAAAGTGGGTGGCCGATCAACTCCTCTGACAGCAGCAAATCGTCGACGGCAGAGACCGCTTCGAGTATTTTTGGCGAATCCGCAGGCACGTCAGAGGGCCAGCTGATATCGACGGCGGAATATTCCAGTCCACCAAAGGCATCGTCCATGTGCCGCATGGCAACGGCCGCTTCGGAGCCGGTCGGCATCGCATCGGTCCGGCGTTCGTCGGGGCGGAGCGTTAAGGAAATCATCAATAGGACAAATGTCAGCCCAATCGCGAAATAACTAATCGCCTTCGTATGCCGCAACACGAACTCAATGATGCCGCCGATCCGATTCAAATGCCGATCAATCAGTCCCCGCTCATGACCAATATGGACCCGCCGTCCCATGCGCGTGGAACAGGCCAGCGGAATCACCGTCACCACAGCCACAAACGTCAACAGGACGCCCATCACGCAGCTCCAACCGAACTCCTGCACGGTTTTGTGATGCGCTAAGGACATCGACCCGAAGCCGATCGCCGTGGTGAGCGACGTCAGCGCGCAGGCTAATCCCACTTCGCGGACGCCGGCGCGGGCGGCATCGCGTTCGCTCATTCCCGAGGCGCGATAGCGACGGATTTGCACCATCAAATGCACACCATCAGTGAGTCCCACCAGACTCAAGAGCACCGGCAAGATGACGTCGTTGAAGGGATTGTTCTGCAAATCAAAATATTGCAGCATCCCTAATGTCCAAAACACCCCCATCGCGGGCGCCAGGGCGACGATTATGACCGCCGTAAATCCACGGAACAGCACTATGGCGATCAAACCGATCATCGAATAGCCGATGATTTGATACTTATATTTGTTCTCTTCATGGGATTGCACGATTGTCAAATACGTAGGGACGCGTCCCGAAACCAGAAACGACATCTTGACGTCGAGGAAATCGGCCGCTGCTTTTTCCGCTTCTTCTCGGAGTCGGGACGTGCAATCTTCATCATCGGAGACGAACAGCCAATCGAATTTAATCAGCAGCAACAACGTTTTGCCGTCGTCGGACAGAAGTTGGCCCGCCACAAGGGGGTGGGCATCCGCTTTTTTACGCGCCGCTTCGAAACGTCCGGCTGAAGCAGTCGCCGAGGGTAAAATCGGTTCCGGCAAGCCAAAGATGTTGAGAATCGGGACACGATCCATCCACAAGATGCTGCGCACATAATCCAGCGACTCAAGTTCATCGACCACATGCCGCACCGCAGCAGCGCCGCGTTGAGTAAAGATCGCGTCGCAATCAACAACCAAAACCGCATCGGAGTCCGACAGGCTCACCGGATCGACGTCGGGGGGTGTTTCAAATTTCTCACGTTTGGTCGTGGGTGACTGCTGGTTGGGTTCATTGACTCTGAACAAATCGGTGAGTCGCTCTGGAGCAATGTATCCCAGCAAGGCGAATCCACTGATGACCAGCAAACCGAACGTCACAACGGAAGGGTGGTCGACCATCCAACCGGTCGTTCGGTCAAATCGGCGAGGCATAGAAGCTCAGCTTTCAGCAAGAAGTGTGGTGATTCATTCGCAGCCGGCGATGGTCGTTGCCCTAGTTCGTCGCCGATCAATCCCGTTCGTTGCGCGTACGGTGAACGCCGGGTGCCACTGGCGGCTTGCCCGCCAGTGCCGTGTCAGCTTGGGTTTTCCCTCTCCAGGCATGTTGCTCCACGTGCGCACTGGCGGACGAGCCGCCAGAGGCACCCCCAATTGAGTGGGGCTAATACTTAATTTAGCGCTGTAATCACACGAGCAACAAAATCGGTGTTTCATCCGTGTTCAATCTGTGGCTAAGCATCCTGTCGAAATCAACGCGCGTCGACAGGACTTGATACTTCACAATCCAGGGGTGATCAAAACCGGTTTTTCTGGCGAGCCGCTGCTTCGACTTCACTTTTCGTAAGCCGCCGATCCTTGTCCTTGTCGATATTGCGGAAGCCAAACCGGCGAAAGCCGAGCGGAGCTTCCAGCCAGGCGACTTCTCCGTCGCCATCTTTGTCAAAGTTCTTCAGGAATGTCGCCACAAATTCCTGGATTTCCTTCTCACGTACTTGGGGATCCACCGGCTTCTTGTCACGTTTCCACTCATCCTTTTTCCCGCGCGGAACGGCGACTTCGAAAAACGCGACCGCCATTTCCTCCCAGGTCTGATCGCCCCAACTGACATGTTGCGACGGATCGGGATTGGCGAGATTCGCTTTGGAGTTGTCAAACTTCACCGTGAATTCCAACGCCTTGACCGAAGACAACGGCATCGGTTCCGCCAATTCATAGACATGCTGCCAATTGAAATCGTATTGCGGCACGTCCAACAGCACTTCACGATCCGTCTCGTGTTTGCCAAACAACCGAAACGACTTGCCCCGCAAATGCATGTGCGGCACGATCGCCAGTAATTCTCCCTGGTTAGGCAACCGTTCGACGCGGCCTTCCACGGGATAGTCGGCTGCGTGCGGCGGGATTTCAAATTCCTGATCAATGCCGACCAGCGTCAAGACTTCGTGGGTTATGTCTTGTTCTTTACCAAACAGCAGCCCGATTTTAGTCAGGTCTTCCTGCTCGGACCCGTTGGGGGTGTAGTGCATTTGAAAAACCAGTTTTGATCCCGCTGGAATTTTCCGGCCGCGGTGCGGCGGGAGCATCGTGAATCGCTGGCCCGGAACATAGGCGGACAGCCACCCAATTCCGCGGAAATCGGAGCCGTCCGGCGGCCGAATAAACACGATGCAGTGGTGCACAACTCCCCGGTTTCCGGGAATCACCTGTGAGCCGGTGACCCATTTGTCCTCTTCAAATCCGGGATCCACGACAAAGTATTGATATTCCACAGTCCCTTCAGCCGGAACCGTAAAGGGGCGCTCGCGCATCTCAACAACGACATCGGGTTCGCGGGGCATCAACCAACCGTCTGCAAATTTCGGCAACTCGGGCAAGTCCTGCACGTCACCGTACGGCATGCCCCCTTCGACCCAATCGGTGAACGCTTGCTTGTCCGCATCGGGCATATGCCGCGCGTTGGAGAATTCGCCATGCTGGGGATTGGCATGCCATGGCGGCATGCGGCCATCGTCGATCGTTTCCAGCATCATATCCGCCCAACCAATCACCTCGTCGTAGTCGGTGAGCGAAAACGGGCCGATCTCACCCGGACGATGACATTCCACACAATGCTGGTTCAAGACCCGAGCAATGTCTTTGGTGAAGGTCAAATCGGTGGTGACCTCTCCCTTTTTCTCACGACCGATAATACAACCGTTCGGCTCGGTGACAGCCATTGTCACCGGTTTTCCTGACAACAGCTCTTCAATCGCAATTTTCAAATCCTCGCGGGCCGGCTTCGTCCGCGCACGTCCCGGCAGGTATTGATCGTCAATCCGCCCGCGATACCGGATCGCCAGTTGCTCATCCACCACGAAGACTTCCGGAGTGCGCTTGGCGTGATATTGATCGGCGACCTGGTTCTCGTAATCCTTGGCCATCGGAAATGTGATGGCGTATTGCTTAGCGTATTCGCGGACATCCTCCGTCGAGTCTTGGAGGTTGCTGTTGATTCCCACGAACCGCACGCCTTGCGATTCAAACTCCGCTGCCAATTTGTTCAATCCCGGCCCATACAACCGAGCCAGCGGGCATTCGCTGCCCAGAAAGCAAACCACCGTCAATCCCGCGGAACCGTCAGCCAATTCCACGACCTTGCCGTCGACCGTTGGCAGGCGAAACGTGGTGTTGGGAACCTGCGGTTCAGAGCCGGCGTCTTCCGCTACAGCGGCTGTGAAATGAATCGCACAGAGCAAAACAGCGAATCCAAAACTCCGATATGTCATGGATGGCTTCCCTACAAAAAATTGCGTGGTAATGAAGCTGTATTGTGCAATCCCACCGGTCAGTTCACAAGAGCGATCTTATCGTGCTCTTGCAGCCTACCCCCAGAATGTCGGGGCATTATAGAGTGGACCGGTGAAATTGAAATGGGAGAGGTTTAGACAAAATTCACAATTGCTCCTCCGCCGAGCGATCACTGGCCATCACGATGATGCCGTTCGCCCTTCCATAATGTTGATTGACCCACGGCAAAATGTATTTTAAAAATGCATTCTCGGCCCAATACCCCGTTGCCATTTTCGCAATGAGCAAGATTTGCTGGGGGCATAGTCATTTTCCCGATCCCACCACAGCCGCAAACCCAGTTGGTTTTTTCCTTCACTCGAAGTCGGTATCATGCGTTGTTGATCATCTGATGCCAAGTTGAGCACCTGCAGGAGACCTTTATGGCTCGCATGCTACTTGTTTTGTGTTGTTTCTCGGCGCCATTCTTTATGGATCACCGCGTCCAAGCGGCGGATGCAGCGAAGCCGAACGTGTTGTTTCTGTTTACCGATGACCAACGCGCCGACACGATTGCCGCCTTGGGCAATCCGCACATCAAGACACCGAACATCGACGAACTGGTCCGTTCGGGATTCGTGTTCAACAACGCCTACTGCATGGGCTCCACCATGCCGGCCGTCTGCAACCCCAGCCGGCACATGATGCACAGCGGGATGTCCCTGTTCCGTTACGACCCCAAACAGATCGAAGGAACGTTTGGCGAAACGATGAAGCGGGCCGGGTACACCACCTATCACGAGTCCAAGCGGGGCAACACCGCTCGCAAGTACCACACCGCGTTTGATCACTCGCAATATCTCAATGATCAAGCAGAGCGAACTTCCGGGCATCATGGACGAACGATCGCTAACCATGCGGTCAAATTCCTCAAAGACTACGATCGCGACAATCCGTTTTTTATGTACCTTGGCTTTGCCGGCCCGCACGATCCCCGCGTCGCTGCCGAGGAATGGAAGGCTTTATACGATCCGGCTGAACTTCCGTTGCCGGAAAACTACAAACCGCTGCACCCCTTCGACAACGGCGAGATGGTGATCCGCGACGAACAACTCGCTCCCTGGCCCCGTACCGAAGAAACGGTCCGTGAACATCTGCGGGACTACTATGCCTGCATCTCGTCGATCGATTTCAACATCGGCCG from Symmachiella dynata encodes:
- a CDS encoding efflux RND transporter permease subunit, giving the protein MPRRFDRTTGWMVDHPSVVTFGLLVISGFALLGYIAPERLTDLFRVNEPNQQSPTTKREKFETPPDVDPVSLSDSDAVLVVDCDAIFTQRGAAAVRHVVDELESLDYVRSILWMDRVPILNIFGLPEPILPSATASAGRFEAARKKADAHPLVAGQLLSDDGKTLLLLIKFDWLFVSDDEDCTSRLREEAEKAAADFLDVKMSFLVSGRVPTYLTIVQSHEENKYKYQIIGYSMIGLIAIVLFRGFTAVIIVALAPAMGVFWTLGMLQYFDLQNNPFNDVILPVLLSLVGLTDGVHLMVQIRRYRASGMSERDAARAGVREVGLACALTSLTTAIGFGSMSLAHHKTVQEFGWSCVMGVLLTFVAVVTVIPLACSTRMGRRVHIGHERGLIDRHLNRIGGIIEFVLRHTKAISYFAIGLTFVLLMISLTLRPDERRTDAMPTGSEAAVAMRHMDDAFGGLEYSAVDISWPSDVPADSPKILEAVSAVDDLLLSEELIGHPLSIRNLIDALPGEGKASERMSMIELLPPPLKRAFYTPERRRASVTFRVRDLGIAKYGPVFRRLEAGLEEIHKQYPNFTFNLSGSAVRRWKHLYQIVVDLAASLGSAAIIIFVVLAFVYRSVRMGLISIIPNVFPLAVTGTALALTGGSLEMVSVCAFTVCLGIAVDDTIHFLTRYQEEREKTDDDHEAIRAAFTGVGTALIMTTAVLMVGFSTVLLSDMRDQRIFAAMSGLTIGSALFGDLVFLPALLSRFARAKPKSDSGVDETPSDV
- a CDS encoding multidrug effflux MFS transporter, whose translation is MDHNSSTSNSNWRPEAWLLALFLTAVAAYWAFDWLGGGFVAEQVADRFGTILIEKSRGRITQPAEFIAIRMREGLWFLAMAVGMIGVALLAARIVRRWCSPLWAWLPLSLIAFATVNGVIGAAGETGSYWMVLFAGSGDSKQPEFQIARILHRDSDAKEKVVILGSSQGLSEIDEPTLNRRFAPQKYFANLSYVGSHTIEFLLTEPWYGDDPPDVAICYLSELNFYTKVSGARLLPLLKVSAWPTLQELDIERFDIGNRGINGYVASVLPAFQSRRSLEYFLFGTPAVENKIKRDQPALESDTESAARKKQQRDAAHEKTITRMAKTYAVNDDTEFHKTALEKFLQRAQQTGTQVVLIFGQVNPVLSQQIDPAVRRDFLDYKEILKKRFPDVLILSDELPVHPESDYHDMMHLTEEAQIRYTQSLADVLQDRLGWPANTD
- a CDS encoding FkbM family methyltransferase, producing the protein MKRVKEFVRQSIRSAGYDLVPFKPTHMGESPLHDIHTLIGPKKSLLIFDVGANFGQSAREFKGMFADSSIHCFEPSPSTYAQLEKNCAAWRLKDVTTWNNGVGSQNAKLTLLENEKPDMSSFLSPDEFCDGQITKKSEVDVITLDEFVAKQDISFIDILKTDTQGYDSEVLKGAEGLLRDGRIGMVLTEVIFSKQYVGSAPFDEMFRFLTERDYSLVAFYKQHFQKRLLSWTDMLFINKKYMEGTVQGSDAQG
- a CDS encoding redoxin domain-containing protein translates to MTYRSFGFAVLLCAIHFTAAVAEDAGSEPQVPNTTFRLPTVDGKVVELADGSAGLTVVCFLGSECPLARLYGPGLNKLAAEFESQGVRFVGINSNLQDSTEDVREYAKQYAITFPMAKDYENQVADQYHAKRTPEVFVVDEQLAIRYRGRIDDQYLPGRARTKPAREDLKIAIEELLSGKPVTMAVTEPNGCIIGREKKGEVTTDLTFTKDIARVLNQHCVECHRPGEIGPFSLTDYDEVIGWADMMLETIDDGRMPPWHANPQHGEFSNARHMPDADKQAFTDWVEGGMPYGDVQDLPELPKFADGWLMPREPDVVVEMRERPFTVPAEGTVEYQYFVVDPGFEEDKWVTGSQVIPGNRGVVHHCIVFIRPPDGSDFRGIGWLSAYVPGQRFTMLPPHRGRKIPAGSKLVFQMHYTPNGSEQEDLTKIGLLFGKEQDITHEVLTLVGIDQEFEIPPHAADYPVEGRVERLPNQGELLAIVPHMHLRGKSFRLFGKHETDREVLLDVPQYDFNWQHVYELAEPMPLSSVKALEFTVKFDNSKANLANPDPSQHVSWGDQTWEEMAVAFFEVAVPRGKKDEWKRDKKPVDPQVREKEIQEFVATFLKNFDKDGDGEVAWLEAPLGFRRFGFRNIDKDKDRRLTKSEVEAAARQKNRF
- a CDS encoding MBOAT family O-acyltransferase, translated to MIFNSLVFFVFLCIVLPLYFLCQHRWQNHVLLVASYVFYGWWDYRFLSLLFLSTVVDYVCGRRISQSDSDIVRRRYLLLSLLTNLGCLGFFKYYNFFAESAGRLLEGLGLAVDAPTLNVILPVGISFYTFQSLSYTIDVYRRQCPPAKHFFDFALYVSFFPQLVAGPIERSLHLLPQVESPRTFSAQAAVDGIALMALGYVKKLVIADRLAPLVDTAFQGSSLPYADAGSWIFIYAFAFQIYGDFSGYSDIARGISKVLGFDLMVNFRAPYLVSNPSAFWQHWHISLSSWLRDYLYIPLGGNRHGDWITYRNLMATMLLGGLWHGAGWAFVIWGLFHGLLLSIHRRFTPLLKHIDEQAAKVPWGRPLWRGLTVVVFFHLTCIGWLIFRAGAIEAAAMQFHMVLNSTSVLLTPPDWGPPLQYSRMVLFLGGLVLLFQWKHEAFERFHTWPLGRQVFAFTAALLLITALGVFGGSQFIYFQF
- a CDS encoding glycosyltransferase family 61 protein encodes the protein MRNILKSLIPDTLLQSLRAYLVQRNRRNICQLSHRTEQLLEPVNNVEHYYHFIFDLCLPLHLTLQAASPNAKFSLRDFGIFTERLPLLFPDRVKIVGKDHDTDGLTCRPLNGMNPVFMRLSRQELESFTSHVLTTLDIDSTASPNKILLIERLPPESYFVNQATKKGGGASRRSIPNFQEFVESLQNRIQSPYELQTVQLEKLSFQEQIQLFHQAVLVIGQHGAGLANAIWMRPESSMIELSNVPKLVHFRNICQVMGHSYHLYPTDGAHVAIDIDDFSSWLSGEDGLEQLLETQ